A genomic region of Bosea sp. 124 contains the following coding sequences:
- a CDS encoding efflux RND transporter permease subunit produces the protein MFNLLVSASLRNRLFVIAAALVLIAYGSYVLPRVPVDVFPDLNRPTVTLMTEAEGLAPQEVEQLVTYPLETAMNGMPGVLRVRSVSGVGLSITYVEFDWGTDIYRSRQLVAERLSLVREQLPRGVAPQMGPVSSIMGEIMLVAVTAEKASPMEVREIADFTIRPQLLNIAGVSQVIPIGGEVRQYRITPDVAALQALDVTHEQVEAAVTRFGTNTGGGFVDQQGREYLIRNVGLTRRLEDLRNTVVVQRQGQPVLLHQVAAVEFAARVKRGDAGYQGKPAVIIGIQKQPEADTVSLTRQVEASLAEIQKTLPAGISATNVQFRQATFIETSIANVERVLLEAAGVVAVILLLFLMNVRATLISLTAIPVSILTTVLVFKFFGLTINTMTLGGLAIAIGELVDDAVVDVENILRRLKQNRESAAPKPVLAVIAAASQEVRSGIVYATAIIILVFIPLFALSGIEGRLFAPLGVAYIVSILASLVVSITLTPVMAYYLLSGAKSGHERDSFVVRHLKRGNAALLRRAFGARGLILSVVGIGVALAVYGATLLPRTFLPPFNEGTLVVSLQYNPGISLAESHRLGLIAEQLALKVPEVKSIGRRTGRAELDEHAEGVHSSEVDIDLHRSDRPKEAIYADIRAALSVLPVSVNIGQPIGHRLDHMLSGVRAQIALKIYGEDLDTIRSLAETLRERLAAVPGLVDLQVERQVRIPQLRIDVDHEKAALYGQTPASVTQVLETLSNGRTVSQIVEGNRRYDVVLRLSDQDRSTNGLEDLLIATPSGHVPLRMIASVSETDGPNQIQRENGQRRIAVYGNGDGQRDMTAIIADIRGVVAQTPLPQGYVTRMEGTFQAQEEATLRIGLLSLVSLALIFVVLFTRYQSAVLALIIMGNIPLALIGSVVALHLAGQPLSVASMVGFITLAGISARNGILKVSHYINLALHEGESFGRDLVIRGSLERLTPVLMTALSAGLALVPLLYGADQPGREILHPVAVTIFGGLISATIIDTVLTPLLFLAFGRKALERIAAGRASEGGQLTPAETY, from the coding sequence ATGTTCAACCTCCTCGTCTCGGCCAGCCTGCGCAACCGGCTCTTCGTCATTGCGGCTGCGCTCGTCCTTATCGCTTATGGCTCCTATGTGCTGCCGCGTGTTCCGGTGGATGTCTTCCCCGATCTCAACCGCCCGACCGTCACGCTGATGACGGAAGCCGAGGGGCTCGCCCCACAGGAGGTCGAGCAGCTCGTCACCTACCCGCTGGAGACGGCGATGAACGGCATGCCGGGCGTGTTGCGCGTCCGCTCGGTATCGGGCGTCGGGCTCTCGATCACCTATGTCGAGTTCGACTGGGGGACCGACATCTACCGCTCGCGCCAGCTCGTCGCCGAGCGCCTGTCCCTTGTTCGCGAGCAGTTGCCGCGCGGCGTCGCCCCGCAGATGGGCCCGGTCTCCTCCATCATGGGCGAGATCATGCTGGTGGCGGTGACGGCCGAGAAGGCCTCGCCGATGGAGGTGCGCGAGATCGCGGACTTTACGATCCGGCCGCAGCTCCTCAACATCGCCGGTGTCTCGCAGGTCATCCCGATCGGCGGGGAGGTCCGCCAGTACCGGATCACCCCGGACGTCGCGGCCCTGCAGGCACTGGACGTCACTCACGAGCAGGTCGAGGCGGCAGTCACGCGCTTCGGCACCAACACCGGCGGCGGGTTCGTCGATCAGCAGGGCCGGGAGTACCTCATCCGCAACGTCGGGCTGACACGCCGGCTGGAGGATCTGCGTAACACGGTCGTCGTTCAGCGTCAGGGCCAGCCGGTTCTGCTGCACCAGGTCGCGGCCGTCGAGTTCGCCGCGCGGGTCAAGCGCGGCGACGCCGGATACCAGGGCAAGCCGGCGGTGATCATCGGCATCCAGAAGCAGCCCGAGGCCGACACCGTGTCGCTGACCAGGCAGGTCGAGGCGTCGTTGGCCGAGATCCAGAAGACGCTGCCCGCCGGCATCTCGGCGACGAACGTGCAGTTCCGGCAGGCCACCTTCATCGAGACCTCGATCGCCAATGTCGAGCGCGTGCTGCTGGAGGCGGCGGGCGTCGTCGCCGTCATCCTGCTGCTCTTCCTGATGAACGTCCGGGCGACCCTGATCTCGCTGACCGCGATCCCGGTCTCGATCCTGACGACGGTCCTGGTCTTCAAGTTCTTCGGCCTGACGATCAACACGATGACGCTGGGCGGGCTGGCCATCGCCATCGGCGAACTCGTCGATGACGCGGTCGTCGACGTCGAGAACATCCTGCGGCGCCTGAAGCAGAACCGGGAGAGCGCTGCGCCGAAGCCGGTGCTGGCGGTCATCGCGGCGGCCTCGCAGGAGGTCCGGTCCGGCATCGTCTACGCGACCGCGATCATCATCCTGGTTTTCATCCCGCTCTTCGCCCTGTCGGGCATCGAGGGGCGGCTCTTCGCGCCGCTGGGGGTCGCCTACATCGTCTCGATCCTAGCGTCGCTGGTCGTCTCGATCACGCTGACGCCGGTGATGGCGTATTATCTCCTGTCGGGCGCGAAGAGCGGCCATGAGCGCGACTCCTTCGTCGTGCGCCATCTCAAGCGCGGCAACGCGGCGCTGCTGCGAAGGGCCTTCGGGGCGCGTGGCCTGATCCTGTCGGTCGTGGGCATCGGCGTGGCATTGGCCGTGTACGGGGCGACGCTGCTGCCGCGGACGTTCCTGCCGCCCTTCAACGAGGGCACGCTGGTGGTCTCGCTGCAATACAACCCCGGCATCTCGCTGGCCGAAAGCCATCGCCTGGGGCTCATCGCCGAGCAGCTCGCCCTCAAGGTGCCGGAGGTGAAGTCCATCGGCCGCCGCACCGGTCGCGCCGAACTCGACGAGCACGCTGAGGGTGTCCATTCCTCGGAGGTCGATATCGACCTGCACAGGTCCGACCGGCCCAAGGAGGCGATTTATGCCGACATCCGCGCGGCGCTGAGCGTCCTGCCGGTATCGGTCAACATCGGCCAGCCCATCGGCCACCGGCTCGACCACATGCTCTCTGGGGTGAGGGCCCAGATCGCCCTGAAAATCTATGGCGAGGATCTCGACACAATCCGCAGCCTGGCCGAGACGCTGCGCGAGCGCCTCGCCGCCGTGCCCGGCCTCGTGGATCTCCAGGTCGAGCGGCAGGTTCGCATCCCGCAGCTGCGCATCGACGTCGACCATGAGAAGGCGGCGCTCTATGGCCAGACGCCAGCAAGCGTCACGCAGGTGCTGGAGACCCTCTCCAACGGTCGCACGGTCTCACAGATCGTAGAGGGCAACCGCCGCTACGACGTCGTGCTGCGCCTGTCCGACCAGGATCGTTCGACTAACGGCCTGGAGGACCTCCTCATCGCGACGCCGTCCGGCCACGTGCCGTTGCGCATGATCGCCTCGGTCTCCGAGACGGACGGCCCCAACCAGATCCAGCGCGAGAACGGTCAGCGCCGCATCGCGGTCTACGGCAACGGCGACGGCCAGCGCGACATGACGGCGATCATCGCCGACATCCGCGGGGTCGTCGCGCAGACGCCGCTGCCTCAGGGCTATGTCACCCGCATGGAGGGCACCTTCCAGGCGCAGGAGGAGGCGACGCTGCGGATCGGGCTACTGAGCCTCGTATCGCTCGCGCTGATCTTTGTGGTGCTGTTCACCCGCTACCAGTCGGCGGTGCTGGCGCTGATCATCATGGGCAACATCCCGCTCGCGCTGATCGGCAGCGTCGTCGCTCTGCATCTCGCCGGGCAGCCGCTCTCGGTCGCCTCGATGGTTGGCTTCATCACGCTCGCCGGCATCTCGGCCCGCAACGGCATCCTCAAGGTGTCGCACTACATCAACCTGGCCCTCCACGAAGGCGAGAGCTTCGGGCGGGACCTCGTCATCCGCGGCAGCCTGGAACGCCTGACGCCGGTGCTGATGACCGCGCTCTCGGCAGGGTTGGCACTGGTCCCGCTGCTCTACGGCGCCGACCAGCCCGGCCGGGAAATCCTGCATCCGGTCGCCGTCACGATCTTCGGGGGCCTGATATCGGCGACGATCATCGACACGGTGCTGACGCCGCTCCTCTTCCTCGCCTTCGGCCGCAAGGCGCTGGAACGCATCGCGGCTGGCCGCGCCTCGGAAGGCGGGCAACTGACGCCTGCCGAAACCTACTGA
- a CDS encoding DUF305 domain-containing protein, protein MKRSIPTTLILLALAGPAFAQSSHQGHGAAPAAGAATMGMMNMDSMQSMMKTMMPAAGDAASTKDFKAADMKMMHAMAVPYTGNPDVDFRTKMIPHHQGAIDMAKVALAHAKDETTKTLAAQIIKDQEREIAEMREWLAKNAPK, encoded by the coding sequence ATGAAACGCTCGATCCCCACCACGCTGATCCTCCTCGCCCTCGCCGGTCCCGCCTTCGCGCAATCGTCCCATCAGGGGCATGGCGCAGCTCCCGCGGCCGGCGCCGCGACCATGGGCATGATGAACATGGATTCCATGCAGTCCATGATGAAGACGATGATGCCGGCGGCAGGCGACGCCGCCTCGACGAAGGACTTCAAGGCCGCCGACATGAAGATGATGCACGCCATGGCCGTGCCCTACACCGGCAATCCGGACGTCGACTTCCGCACCAAGATGATCCCGCACCATCAGGGCGCGATCGACATGGCCAAGGTCGCCTTGGCTCATGCCAAGGACGAGACGACGAAGACGCTCGCCGCTCAGATCATCAAGGACCAGGAGCGCGAGATCGCCGAAATGCGCGAGTGGCTGGCCAAGAACGCCCCGAAGTAA